Proteins from a genomic interval of Rhodothermus marinus:
- a CDS encoding threonine aldolase family protein — protein sequence MLIDLRSDTVTRPSPGMRRAMYEAEVGDDVFGEDPTVRRLETRVAELLGKEAALFVPSGVMGNQLAIKVLTRPGDEVLLGRESHIFNYESGAPALISGVQLHPLDDTPGWFSPEALALAVRHGHDWEPRSRLVCLENTHNRAGGVVIPPDVVEAVTAEARRHGLALHLDGARLWHASVALGVPEHRLAAPFDTVSVCLSKGLGAPVGSVLAASADLIAEARRFRKLLGGGMRQVGVLAAAGLYALEHHRPLLAEDHAKARRLAEGIAELPAFEIDLERVQTNIVRFDVRRGTAESVLTQLREEGVLMVPFGPRTIRATTHRDVSMQDIDRALAILHRLFGRATA from the coding sequence ATGCTGATCGACCTGCGTAGCGACACGGTGACCCGCCCTTCACCCGGCATGCGCCGGGCCATGTACGAGGCGGAGGTGGGCGACGACGTCTTCGGTGAGGATCCGACCGTCCGGCGCCTGGAGACCCGCGTGGCCGAGCTGCTGGGCAAAGAGGCGGCCCTGTTCGTCCCCTCCGGCGTCATGGGCAACCAGCTCGCCATCAAGGTGCTGACGCGCCCGGGCGACGAGGTCCTCCTCGGCCGCGAAAGCCACATCTTCAATTACGAGTCGGGCGCCCCGGCGCTGATCTCGGGCGTCCAGCTCCATCCGCTGGACGACACGCCGGGTTGGTTTTCGCCCGAGGCGCTGGCGCTGGCCGTGCGCCACGGGCACGACTGGGAGCCGCGCTCCCGGCTGGTGTGCCTGGAAAACACGCACAACCGGGCCGGTGGTGTGGTTATTCCACCGGACGTCGTCGAAGCCGTTACCGCCGAGGCACGTCGCCACGGCCTGGCCCTGCACCTGGACGGCGCCCGGCTCTGGCACGCCAGCGTGGCCCTGGGGGTGCCCGAACACCGACTGGCCGCGCCGTTCGATACGGTGAGCGTCTGCCTCTCCAAAGGACTCGGCGCGCCGGTTGGCTCCGTGCTGGCCGCTTCGGCCGACCTCATCGCCGAAGCACGCCGGTTCCGCAAGCTGCTGGGCGGCGGTATGCGCCAGGTGGGCGTGCTGGCCGCTGCCGGACTCTACGCGCTGGAGCACCACCGTCCGCTGCTGGCCGAAGATCACGCCAAAGCCCGGCGCCTGGCCGAGGGCATTGCCGAGCTACCGGCCTTCGAGATCGACCTGGAGCGCGTGCAGACCAACATCGTGCGCTTCGACGTCCGCCGGGGCACCGCCGAAAGCGTCCTGACGCAGCTCCGGGAGGAAGGGGTGCTCATGGTGCCTTTCGGCCCCCGGACGATCCGCGCCACCACGCACCGGGACGTGTCGATGCAGGACATCGACCGCGCGCTGGCCATCCTGCACCGACTCTTCGGCCGCGCAACCGCCTGA
- the rpmA gene encoding 50S ribosomal protein L27 — MAHKKGMGSTRNGRDSNPKMLGVKVFGGQFVTAGSILVRQRGTKFHPGLNVGRGGDDTLFAKVDGVVRFSRGRGDRRFVHVDPVEA, encoded by the coding sequence ATGGCGCATAAGAAAGGAATGGGATCGACCCGGAACGGCCGGGACTCCAACCCGAAGATGCTGGGTGTCAAGGTCTTCGGGGGACAGTTCGTCACGGCCGGTAGCATTCTGGTCCGCCAGCGCGGGACCAAGTTCCATCCGGGTCTGAACGTAGGACGCGGGGGCGACGACACGCTGTTTGCCAAAGTCGACGGTGTGGTGCGTTTCTCCCGCGGCCGTGGCGATCGGCGCTTTGTGCACGTCGATCCCGTCGAAGCCTGA
- a CDS encoding NlpC/P60 family protein, translating into MIGFVSIQPTTLQVIRVAELRFRHLVLLLSWLALAGCRTATPPPAPTSGDADVQARLLAELERWEGTPHRWGGLDHRGIDCSGLVVRVYQDAFGMTLPRTTEAQARIGRPVSRQALQAGDLVFFRLDRKNRHVGIYLGDDRFFHAASSTGVTVSRLDEPYWRRHYWTARRVLGETTGAPPTDPPPAIGW; encoded by the coding sequence ATGATCGGATTCGTTTCAATTCAACCGACAACCCTGCAGGTTATACGAGTCGCTGAACTTCGGTTCCGCCATCTGGTGCTGCTCCTGAGCTGGCTGGCGCTTGCCGGTTGCCGCACGGCCACCCCGCCGCCGGCGCCGACGTCCGGCGACGCCGACGTGCAGGCGCGTCTGCTGGCCGAGCTGGAGCGCTGGGAGGGCACGCCCCACCGCTGGGGCGGCCTCGACCACAGGGGCATCGACTGCTCGGGGCTGGTTGTGCGCGTCTACCAGGACGCCTTCGGGATGACGCTGCCCCGCACCACCGAAGCGCAGGCCCGCATCGGCCGACCCGTATCCCGCCAGGCGTTGCAGGCCGGCGACCTTGTGTTTTTTCGACTGGATCGCAAAAACCGCCATGTAGGCATCTATCTGGGAGACGACCGCTTTTTCCATGCGGCCAGTTCCACCGGCGTTACCGTCTCGCGCCTCGATGAACCCTACTGGCGACGCCACTACTGGACGGCCCGGCGCGTGCTCGGCGAAACAACCGGCGCACCCCCGACGGACCCGCCCCCGGCTATCGGCTGGTAG
- a CDS encoding thioredoxin domain-containing protein has protein sequence MPNRLQFEKSPYLQQHKDDPVDWWPWCEEAFEKAKAEDKPIFLSIGYAACHWCHVMAHESFQDEEVARLLNDAFINIKVDREERPDIDHLYMTVCQMVTGHGGWPLTIIMTPDKKPFFAATYIPKRSRYGRPGLLEIIPRIKEAWQQHRDEIIASAEKLTGTLQKVMSFEAPSQIIDAEWLEIAYRRLDDIFDRKHGGFGHAPKFPTPHTLLFLLRYWHRSGEAHALQMVEHTLVQMRLGGIYDHVGFGSHRYATDEAWRVPHFEKMLYDQALLAMAYTEAYQATGKPFYERTAREILTYVLRDLRAPEGAFYSSEDADSEGEEGKFYVWTVEELREALGPELAPLAIELFNVDPEGNYEEEATGERTGKNILHLSRPPEALARERGWTPEELEAKLEEIRQRLFAYRARRVRPGRDEKILTDWNGLMIAALARAAQVFDEASYAEAARSAADFLLRTMHTPEGRLWHRYREGEAGIPGMLDDYAFLTWGLLDLYETTFETSYLETALALTEQMLAHFWDQRGAFYMTPDDGEPLIVRPRETLDNALPSGNAVALMNLVRLGHMTGRTVYEEHADAMIRFFSGPVKQQPPIFTGMLIAIDLAFGPIYELVLAGEPDDPTLREMLRTIHRRYLPRKVLLLRRPGAAGERLVRLAPFVAAQVPLDGRATAYVCHDYRCEQPVTDPEALARQLDALQTTQPA, from the coding sequence ATGCCGAATCGCCTTCAGTTTGAGAAAAGCCCCTATCTGCAGCAGCACAAGGACGATCCGGTCGACTGGTGGCCCTGGTGCGAGGAAGCCTTCGAGAAGGCAAAGGCCGAAGACAAGCCGATCTTTCTGTCGATCGGCTATGCGGCCTGCCACTGGTGCCACGTGATGGCGCACGAGTCGTTTCAGGATGAAGAGGTCGCCCGTCTGCTGAACGATGCGTTCATCAACATCAAGGTGGATCGCGAGGAGCGGCCTGACATCGACCACCTCTACATGACCGTCTGCCAGATGGTGACGGGGCACGGCGGCTGGCCGCTGACCATCATCATGACGCCCGACAAAAAGCCGTTCTTTGCGGCCACTTACATCCCGAAGCGAAGCCGCTACGGACGGCCGGGATTGCTGGAGATCATCCCGCGTATCAAGGAGGCCTGGCAGCAGCACCGGGACGAGATCATCGCCTCGGCCGAAAAGCTGACCGGCACGCTGCAGAAGGTCATGTCGTTCGAGGCGCCCAGCCAGATCATCGATGCGGAATGGCTGGAGATCGCCTACCGGCGTCTGGATGACATCTTCGACCGGAAACACGGGGGCTTCGGGCATGCGCCGAAGTTTCCCACGCCGCACACGCTGCTGTTTCTGCTGCGCTACTGGCACCGGAGCGGGGAGGCGCACGCGCTGCAGATGGTCGAGCACACGCTGGTGCAAATGCGCCTGGGCGGCATCTACGATCATGTCGGGTTCGGTTCCCACCGCTATGCGACGGACGAAGCCTGGCGCGTGCCCCATTTCGAAAAGATGCTTTACGACCAGGCGCTGCTGGCGATGGCCTACACCGAAGCCTATCAGGCTACCGGCAAGCCGTTCTACGAGCGCACGGCCCGGGAAATCCTGACCTACGTGCTGCGCGACCTGCGCGCGCCGGAAGGCGCTTTTTACAGCTCGGAAGATGCCGACAGCGAGGGCGAGGAGGGAAAATTCTACGTGTGGACCGTCGAAGAACTCCGGGAGGCGCTGGGGCCGGAGCTGGCCCCCCTGGCCATCGAGCTGTTCAACGTGGATCCCGAGGGCAACTACGAGGAGGAGGCGACGGGCGAGCGCACCGGCAAAAACATTCTGCACTTGAGCAGGCCGCCGGAGGCGCTGGCCCGTGAACGGGGCTGGACGCCGGAAGAACTGGAGGCAAAGCTTGAAGAAATTCGGCAGCGCCTGTTTGCTTATCGGGCGCGGCGCGTGCGGCCCGGACGGGACGAGAAAATCCTGACGGACTGGAACGGATTGATGATCGCCGCGCTGGCCCGCGCCGCCCAGGTGTTCGACGAGGCGTCGTATGCCGAAGCGGCCCGGTCGGCCGCCGACTTCCTGCTGCGCACGATGCACACGCCCGAAGGCCGCCTGTGGCATCGCTACCGGGAGGGCGAGGCGGGCATTCCGGGCATGCTCGACGACTATGCCTTTCTGACCTGGGGACTGCTGGATCTGTACGAGACCACGTTTGAAACGTCCTACCTGGAGACAGCGCTGGCGCTGACCGAGCAGATGCTGGCCCATTTCTGGGATCAGCGCGGTGCATTTTACATGACGCCCGACGACGGCGAACCGCTGATCGTACGTCCCCGGGAGACGCTGGACAATGCGTTGCCGTCGGGCAATGCCGTGGCGCTGATGAACCTGGTGCGGCTGGGACACATGACCGGACGGACAGTTTACGAAGAGCACGCCGACGCGATGATTCGCTTTTTCTCGGGGCCGGTCAAGCAGCAACCGCCCATCTTCACGGGCATGCTGATCGCCATCGACCTGGCCTTCGGGCCCATTTACGAGTTGGTGCTGGCCGGCGAACCGGACGACCCGACGCTCCGGGAGATGCTGCGCACGATTCACCGACGCTATCTGCCCCGCAAGGTGCTGCTGCTGCGTCGGCCCGGTGCGGCCGGCGAGCGACTCGTTCGGCTGGCGCCGTTCGTGGCCGCTCAGGTGCCGCTTGACGGCCGGGCCACCGCCTATGTATGCCACGACTACCGCTGCGAGCAGCCCGTCACCGATCCGGAGGCGCTGGCTCGCCAGCTCGACGCGCTGCAGACCACCCAGCCGGCCTGA
- the greA gene encoding transcription elongation factor GreA, giving the protein MQDPKPVYLTREALQKLKEELHELKTKERARIAKAIAEARGHGDLSENAEYDAAKEAQGRLEARIAQIEQTIANARIVDENKIDTSKAYIFSKVRVKNLQTGAEQVFTLVSPQEVNLNEGKISVNSPIGKGLLGRSVGDVVEVKVPAGKVKLQILEISR; this is encoded by the coding sequence ATGCAGGATCCGAAGCCGGTTTACCTGACCAGGGAAGCGCTCCAGAAGCTCAAGGAAGAGCTGCACGAGCTGAAAACCAAAGAGCGGGCGCGCATTGCCAAAGCCATTGCCGAAGCGCGCGGTCATGGCGATCTGTCGGAAAATGCCGAATACGACGCGGCCAAAGAAGCCCAGGGCCGCCTGGAAGCCCGCATCGCACAGATCGAGCAGACCATCGCCAACGCGCGCATCGTCGACGAGAACAAGATCGACACGAGCAAGGCATACATCTTTTCCAAAGTGCGCGTCAAGAACCTGCAGACCGGCGCCGAGCAGGTCTTCACGCTGGTATCGCCCCAGGAAGTGAACCTGAACGAAGGCAAGATATCGGTCAACAGCCCGATCGGCAAGGGACTGCTGGGGCGCTCGGTGGGCGACGTGGTCGAGGTCAAGGTGCCGGCCGGCAAGGTCAAGCTGCAGATTCTGGAGATCTCGCGCTGA
- the mtgA gene encoding monofunctional biosynthetic peptidoglycan transglycosylase: MRRLLKRLAQGIFFLLAFYYGLCTLALLAYRFWFPPITGVQLQRCIESWLAGESCRRTYLPRPRAQLSEQLACAVVAAEDTRFYTHWGFDWEALREAWEANRRQQRIRRGGSTITQQLVKNLFMTTHRSYLRKAMEAPLTLLAELLLSKERLLTLYLNVVEWGPGIYGAEAAARYHYGKPARQLTRYEAAALAACLPAPLRRRPQQMGWYTSIILERMHLLGC, encoded by the coding sequence ATGCGCCGCCTGTTGAAACGACTGGCGCAAGGCATCTTTTTTCTGCTGGCTTTTTATTACGGACTATGTACGCTGGCCCTGCTGGCCTACCGCTTCTGGTTCCCGCCGATTACCGGAGTGCAACTGCAACGATGTATCGAGAGCTGGCTGGCGGGAGAGTCCTGCCGGCGCACCTATTTGCCGCGTCCGCGCGCACAGCTTTCCGAACAGCTGGCCTGCGCCGTCGTGGCGGCCGAAGATACACGCTTTTACACACACTGGGGCTTTGACTGGGAGGCATTGCGCGAAGCCTGGGAAGCCAACCGCCGCCAGCAACGCATCCGTCGCGGGGGTTCCACCATCACGCAGCAGCTGGTCAAAAACCTGTTCATGACCACGCACCGTTCGTATCTGCGCAAAGCGATGGAAGCCCCGCTGACGCTCCTGGCGGAACTGCTTCTGTCCAAGGAACGCTTGCTGACGCTATACCTGAACGTGGTGGAATGGGGGCCGGGCATTTACGGGGCAGAAGCAGCCGCCCGGTACCATTACGGTAAACCGGCTCGCCAGCTCACCCGCTATGAAGCGGCAGCACTGGCGGCCTGCCTGCCGGCTCCCCTTCGGCGCCGTCCCCAGCAGATGGGGTGGTACACCAGCATCATTCTGGAACGCATGCACCTGCTGGGATGCTGA
- a CDS encoding YtxH domain-containing protein: MRVSWPVAICAFAAGVVTGLLLAPKAGRETRRELASKARARFHELEEQLHSVESHLRRLEQQLEVLGERFRKAAASEAWKLENKDIARELPRMPHG, encoded by the coding sequence ATGCGTGTATCCTGGCCTGTTGCAATCTGTGCGTTTGCGGCCGGTGTGGTGACCGGCCTGCTGCTGGCCCCGAAGGCCGGTCGTGAAACCCGTCGCGAACTGGCAAGCAAAGCGCGTGCCCGGTTTCATGAGCTGGAGGAGCAACTTCACAGTGTGGAATCGCACCTCCGGCGACTGGAACAGCAGCTGGAGGTGCTGGGCGAACGCTTCCGCAAGGCCGCCGCGTCGGAGGCCTGGAAACTGGAAAACAAGGACATCGCCCGCGAGCTGCCCCGCATGCCCCACGGCTGA
- a CDS encoding type II toxin-antitoxin system RelE family toxin has protein sequence MAAFQVRLLRAAVEDLERLDRAIARRVVRRLEWLAEHLEQLRLEPLQGDLAGLYKLRVGDYRVIL, from the coding sequence ATGGCTGCGTTCCAGGTTCGCCTGCTTCGAGCCGCTGTCGAGGATCTGGAGCGCCTAGATCGTGCGATCGCTCGTCGCGTTGTGCGACGCCTTGAATGGCTGGCCGAGCATCTGGAACAGCTTAGACTCGAGCCGTTGCAGGGCGATTTAGCCGGGTTGTATAAACTTCGAGTGGGTGATTATCGGGTAATTTTATGA
- a CDS encoding M14 family metallopeptidase, whose translation MAVKCLFKRLLPGILLGWSLWSSQVVQSQPAFPLPLALPEAVSYDSAIPKPEEVIGHVVGTRHTAPHQIVAYFQAVAAASDRVLVEEHGRTYEGRPLIHAIVSAPENLMRLEDIRRANLRLSDDPASVSDAELARMPAVAYLGYSIHGNEASGSEASLLTLYYLAAARGPEIDSLLAQAVLIIDPMFNPDGRDRFVDWANRNRGRVPVADPQDREHLEPWPGGRTNHYWFDLNRDWLTGQHPESQGRLRLFHHWRPQLLTDHHEMGSESTFFFMPGVPSRTHPLTPARNQELTAAIARYHAEALNQIGSLYYSEEGYDDFYYGKGSTYPDANGAIGILFEQASSRALLRETRDGVLSYAFTIRNQFATSLSTLRALRALRLELLRYQRDFYREAEEIARRLPVKAYLIALEPGRTRAQMLAEVLRRHRIRVYTLARDVTVDGRTFQAGQAYVVPTQQPQVRMLQALMERRTTFEDSLFYDVSAWTLPLAYDVVWAEWRRDPSELLGTPVDSVRLDGGELVGGHSDYAYLMTWDRFYAPAALYRLQQAGVRARVLTEAVTLPVAGSRRTFPPGTVLIPVVQRDGKGPASDSLQALLRALADTYHVRFFAVQTGLTEQGPDLGTRDYGQVLEQPRVALLTGEGTRAYNAGEVWHLLSERMQMPVSLLDVDNVAWADLSRYNRLVLAGGSYSALPAEKIKNWVRQGGVLIALTDAVDWVVAQGMVSLKEKPFDLDSLLRPYPYGQLERARGAQVIGGAILEARLDTTHPLAFGLGATLPVFRTEETFYEPSDTPGANVATYTEQPLLSGYLSAARQKQAPGAAAVVAQRYGRGRIILIMDNPNFRAFWVGSSRLFLNAICFGDAF comes from the coding sequence ATGGCCGTGAAGTGTCTGTTCAAACGTTTGCTTCCCGGAATTCTGCTGGGATGGAGCCTCTGGAGCTCGCAAGTTGTTCAGAGTCAGCCCGCCTTTCCGCTGCCCCTGGCGTTGCCTGAAGCGGTGTCCTACGATTCCGCCATCCCGAAGCCGGAAGAGGTGATCGGGCACGTGGTGGGCACGCGCCATACCGCCCCGCATCAGATCGTGGCCTACTTCCAGGCCGTGGCAGCGGCCAGCGACCGGGTGCTGGTCGAGGAGCACGGCCGCACCTACGAGGGGCGGCCGCTGATTCACGCGATCGTCTCGGCGCCCGAAAACCTGATGCGTCTGGAGGATATCCGTCGGGCCAACCTGCGGCTTTCGGATGACCCGGCCTCCGTGAGCGACGCCGAACTAGCCCGTATGCCGGCCGTCGCCTACCTGGGCTACAGCATTCATGGGAATGAGGCCAGCGGCTCCGAAGCGTCGCTGCTGACGCTTTACTACCTGGCGGCCGCCCGCGGACCGGAGATCGATTCGCTGCTGGCACAGGCCGTGCTCATCATCGATCCCATGTTCAATCCGGACGGCCGGGATCGGTTCGTGGACTGGGCCAACCGCAACCGGGGCCGTGTGCCCGTGGCCGACCCGCAGGACCGCGAACACCTCGAGCCCTGGCCCGGCGGCCGTACCAATCACTACTGGTTCGACCTGAACCGTGACTGGCTCACCGGCCAGCATCCGGAGTCGCAGGGACGCCTGCGGCTGTTCCATCACTGGCGGCCGCAATTGCTGACGGACCACCACGAGATGGGGAGCGAGTCCACGTTCTTCTTCATGCCGGGCGTGCCCAGCCGGACCCATCCACTCACGCCGGCCCGCAACCAGGAGCTGACGGCCGCCATCGCCCGCTACCATGCCGAGGCGCTCAACCAGATCGGCTCGCTCTACTACTCGGAAGAAGGCTACGACGACTTCTACTACGGCAAGGGATCGACTTACCCGGACGCCAACGGCGCCATCGGGATCCTCTTCGAGCAGGCTTCGTCGCGCGCATTGCTTCGGGAGACCCGCGATGGCGTGCTTTCCTATGCTTTCACGATTCGCAATCAGTTTGCCACTTCGCTTTCGACGCTGCGGGCGCTTCGCGCGCTGCGGCTGGAGTTGCTGCGCTACCAGCGCGACTTCTACCGGGAGGCCGAAGAGATTGCCCGTCGCCTTCCGGTCAAGGCCTACCTCATCGCGCTGGAGCCGGGCCGCACGCGGGCCCAGATGCTGGCCGAGGTGCTCCGGCGGCACCGCATCCGGGTGTACACGCTGGCCCGCGACGTGACGGTCGACGGAAGGACGTTCCAGGCCGGTCAGGCCTACGTGGTGCCCACGCAGCAGCCGCAGGTGCGCATGCTGCAGGCGCTGATGGAGCGGCGCACCACGTTCGAGGACTCGCTTTTCTACGACGTGTCGGCCTGGACGCTGCCGCTGGCCTACGACGTAGTCTGGGCCGAGTGGCGGCGCGATCCGTCGGAGCTGCTGGGGACGCCCGTCGACTCGGTCCGGCTGGACGGAGGTGAACTGGTGGGGGGCCACTCCGATTATGCCTATCTGATGACCTGGGATCGGTTCTACGCGCCGGCGGCCCTCTACCGCCTCCAGCAGGCCGGCGTGCGGGCGCGCGTGCTCACCGAGGCGGTCACGCTGCCCGTGGCGGGCAGCCGCCGCACGTTCCCACCCGGCACCGTGCTGATCCCGGTCGTGCAACGCGACGGCAAGGGGCCGGCGTCCGACTCGTTGCAGGCCCTGCTGCGCGCGCTGGCCGACACCTATCACGTGCGCTTCTTTGCGGTCCAGACCGGACTTACCGAGCAGGGACCCGATCTGGGCACGCGCGACTACGGTCAGGTGCTCGAACAGCCTCGCGTGGCGCTGCTGACCGGCGAGGGCACGCGTGCCTACAATGCGGGCGAGGTCTGGCACCTGCTCTCCGAGCGCATGCAGATGCCCGTCTCGCTGCTGGACGTGGACAACGTCGCCTGGGCCGATCTGAGTCGCTACAACCGGCTGGTGCTGGCCGGCGGCTCGTACAGCGCGCTCCCGGCCGAAAAAATCAAAAACTGGGTGCGGCAGGGGGGCGTGCTGATCGCCCTGACGGACGCCGTCGACTGGGTGGTCGCGCAGGGAATGGTCAGTCTCAAGGAAAAACCTTTCGATCTCGACTCGCTGTTGCGGCCCTATCCGTACGGCCAGTTGGAGCGCGCCCGCGGCGCGCAGGTGATCGGCGGCGCCATCCTGGAAGCCCGGCTCGACACCACGCACCCGCTGGCCTTCGGACTGGGAGCCACGCTGCCGGTCTTCCGCACCGAAGAAACCTTTTATGAACCCTCCGATACGCCGGGCGCCAACGTGGCCACCTACACAGAGCAGCCGCTGCTCAGCGGCTACCTGTCGGCCGCCCGGCAAAAGCAGGCACCGGGTGCGGCCGCCGTTGTGGCGCAGCGCTACGGACGCGGCCGCATCATCCTGATCATGGACAACCCGAACTTCCGCGCCTTCTGGGTGGGTTCGAGCCGACTGTTTCTGAACGCGATCTGCTTCGGCGACGCGTTCTGA
- the rplU gene encoding 50S ribosomal protein L21 translates to MYAIADIAGKQFRVEKGRYLYIPYHEQAQPGDELVFDRVLLVVDGDQVYLGRPVVAGAAVKARVLEHVKADKVLVFKKKRRKRYKVKRGHRQRYTKVLIEALTLPENAQPLAVEAATA, encoded by the coding sequence ATGTATGCCATTGCTGACATCGCCGGAAAGCAGTTTCGCGTAGAGAAAGGTCGTTACCTCTACATTCCGTATCACGAGCAGGCCCAGCCGGGCGACGAACTGGTTTTCGACCGTGTGTTGCTGGTGGTTGACGGCGATCAGGTGTATCTGGGTCGCCCCGTCGTGGCAGGGGCCGCCGTCAAAGCCCGTGTGCTGGAACACGTCAAGGCCGACAAAGTCCTTGTGTTCAAGAAAAAGCGGCGTAAGCGGTACAAGGTCAAGCGCGGGCATCGCCAGCGTTATACGAAGGTGCTGATCGAAGCGCTGACGCTGCCCGAAAATGCGCAGCCGCTTGCCGTCGAAGCAGCCACTGCCTGA
- a CDS encoding BrxA/BrxB family bacilliredoxin, producing the protein MPYPEELVRPMREELTRLGVEELRDAAAVDAAFEAAKEGTLLLVINSVCGCAAANARPAVALALQAPVNKPDRWVTVFAGQDLEATARAREYLAGIPPSSPFIALFKYGEPVFVLERRHIEGRSASAIAADLVRAFEKYCGTDTMPEDGPEMPEVDTYGPSVLPPTFRSIL; encoded by the coding sequence ATGCCTTATCCGGAAGAACTGGTCCGGCCCATGCGTGAGGAGCTCACGCGGCTGGGCGTTGAGGAGTTGCGCGATGCGGCCGCCGTCGACGCCGCCTTTGAAGCGGCGAAGGAAGGGACGCTGCTGCTGGTGATCAACTCGGTATGCGGGTGCGCGGCGGCCAATGCCCGCCCGGCCGTGGCGCTGGCACTGCAGGCGCCGGTAAACAAACCGGACCGCTGGGTGACGGTGTTTGCCGGACAGGACCTGGAAGCCACGGCCCGCGCGCGGGAATACCTGGCCGGTATTCCGCCTTCGTCGCCGTTTATTGCCCTGTTCAAGTACGGCGAGCCGGTTTTTGTGCTGGAGCGCCGTCACATCGAAGGCCGGAGCGCCAGTGCCATTGCAGCCGATCTGGTGCGGGCCTTCGAGAAGTACTGTGGCACCGACACCATGCCCGAAGATGGACCGGAAATGCCGGAAGTCGATACATACGGCCCCTCGGTGCTGCCGCCAACCTTCCGTTCGATTCTCTGA
- a CDS encoding fumarylacetoacetate hydrolase family protein, whose amino-acid sequence MEIVLPGSELRIVPRKILCVGKNYARHAAELNSTVPEEPILFLKPSTALIGPGGTVLLPPQSREVHHEVELVAVIGREGKHIPESEALDYVAGYALGLDMTARDLQQQAREKGYPWTVAKGFDTFAPLGPIVPATAVPDPQRVQLRLRVNGTVRQDGNTVDMVFSVARLIAYCSEIFTLQPGDLLFTGTPEGVGPVQDGDVLVAESDVLPVFQVNVRRA is encoded by the coding sequence ATGGAGATTGTACTTCCCGGTTCGGAGCTGCGCATCGTGCCCCGCAAGATCCTCTGCGTGGGCAAAAACTACGCGCGCCATGCGGCCGAGTTGAACAGCACGGTGCCCGAAGAACCGATTCTGTTTCTGAAACCATCGACGGCGCTGATCGGTCCGGGCGGGACCGTGCTATTGCCCCCGCAGTCGCGCGAGGTGCATCACGAAGTGGAACTGGTCGCGGTAATCGGTCGCGAGGGGAAGCACATTCCGGAAAGTGAGGCGCTTGACTACGTGGCGGGCTATGCGCTGGGGCTCGACATGACGGCCCGCGACCTGCAGCAACAGGCCCGGGAGAAAGGCTATCCCTGGACGGTGGCCAAGGGGTTCGACACGTTCGCGCCGCTGGGGCCCATCGTGCCGGCGACGGCCGTGCCCGACCCGCAACGGGTGCAGCTCCGGCTCCGGGTCAACGGCACGGTGCGCCAGGATGGCAATACGGTCGATATGGTGTTTTCCGTGGCCCGGCTGATCGCCTACTGCTCGGAGATCTTCACGCTGCAGCCCGGCGATCTGCTCTTTACGGGCACGCCCGAAGGGGTCGGACCGGTGCAGGACGGCGACGTGCTGGTGGCCGAAAGCGACGTGCTCCCGGTCTTCCAGGTAAACGTGCGACGGGCTTGA